The Cloacibacterium sp. TD35 region TGACGTAGATAGAGTTTATGGTTCAGATATTAAGAAATTAGTACAATGGTATAACTTATTACAAAAAGCAGGATTTATTACTCCAGAAGCTTTTGTAAAAGCAGAAGAACCAGCGGTAGAAGAAGCTGAGGTAGTAGAAGAAAAGCCAGCAGAAAAGAAAGCAGCAGCTAAAAAAGCGGCTCCAAAAACAGAAAAACCAGCTGCCCCAAAAGCGAAAGCATCTTCATCTGCTAAAACTACCGTAAAATCTACTCAAAGAAAACAAGGATAATCTTACTTTTTGCTTTTAGCAATAAGTAATTTGCATAGCTTTGTCAAAGTTCCGAACTTTGACAAAGTTTTTTTTATCACATAATCTCATCCACACATCATCATGAATTCCAAAGAACAAAAACTAGACGCCTTCTCTAAATTACTCGATATCATGGACGATTTGCGAGAAAAATGTCCATGGGATAGAAAGCAAGATTTACAATCTTTGAGACATTTGACGCTAGAAGAAGTCTATGAACTTTCTGATGCTTTACTCGAAGAAAATCTTACAGAAATTAAGAAAGAATTGGGTGATGTTTTATTGCATTTGGTTTTTTATGCTAAAATTGGTTCAGAAAAGAAGAGTTTTGATATTGCAGATGTGATTAATTCACTTAACGAGAAACTCATTTTCCGTCATCCTCACATTTATGGAAATGTAGAAGTGAAAGACGAAGAAGAAGTGAAGCAAAATTGGGAAAAACTGAAGTTGAAAGAAGGAAACAAGTCTATTTTAGCAGGAGTTCCGAAAAGTTTGCCACCGATTATTAAAGCATATCGAATTCAGGAAAAAGTAAAAGGAATCGGTTTTGAATTTGCTTCTGTCGAAGATGCTTGGAAAAAAGTAGATGAAGAACTCGCCGAATTTCATGCCGAAACCAATCCAGAAAAAAAGGAACAAGAATTAGGAGATGTTTTCTTTTCGCTGATTAATTACGCCAGACTTTCTGGGCTTAATGCAGACTCTGCTCTGGAACGCACCAATATTAAGTTTATCAAACGTTTCCAAACGCTAGAAAAATTGGCTTTAGAAAAAAATCTTAACCTTGCAGAAATGTCTTTAGAAGAAATGGATATTCTTTGGGAAGAAGCCAAGAAAACGGTTTAATTATTTCGCATAAGATTCTACGCTGGTAATCAAATACCAAATGAGAATCAAGGTGAAAACAATCAAAATAATGGTTGAAAGCCCGATTAAAAAAGAATTGTT contains the following coding sequences:
- the mazG gene encoding nucleoside triphosphate pyrophosphohydrolase, with translation MNSKEQKLDAFSKLLDIMDDLREKCPWDRKQDLQSLRHLTLEEVYELSDALLEENLTEIKKELGDVLLHLVFYAKIGSEKKSFDIADVINSLNEKLIFRHPHIYGNVEVKDEEEVKQNWEKLKLKEGNKSILAGVPKSLPPIIKAYRIQEKVKGIGFEFASVEDAWKKVDEELAEFHAETNPEKKEQELGDVFFSLINYARLSGLNADSALERTNIKFIKRFQTLEKLALEKNLNLAEMSLEEMDILWEEAKKTV